Proteins from one Cyprinus carpio isolate SPL01 chromosome B15, ASM1834038v1, whole genome shotgun sequence genomic window:
- the LOC109090126 gene encoding putative gustatory receptor clone PTE03 yields MENGTYFYLMLFGNIGYIRYAFFILGFILYCAIVFFNALIIVAIFLERTLHQPMYILISCLSVNSVFGTAAFFPRLLTDLLSDTHSVSRAACILQAFVIYSYASNEYTVLMLMAFDRYIAISKPLQYNNIMTPRILSVLISVSWIYPMLCIGIACILNARLTMCGNKLWKVYCHNWEIVKLSCTNTIVNNVFGLFLLTTTLIMPLSFILYSYVKILIICRKSSLDFRRKAYQTCIPHIVILLNFSVAIFCEVTLSRVAHLELPIGLSIILSLEFLIVPPILNPLVYGFKFPEICKKILWIIKACKKL; encoded by the coding sequence atggaaaatggaacaTATTTTTACTTGATGTTGTTTGGAAATATTGGGTACATAAGATATGCTTTCTTCATTTTGGGATTTATTCTATATTGTGCTATTGTATTCTTTAATGCACTTATTATTGTTGCAATTTTTCTGGAAAGGACATTGCACCAGCCCATGTACattctgatttcatgtttatcCGTCAATTCTGTGTTTGGAACAGCTGCTTTTTTCCCAAGGTTACTGACAGACTTGCTGTCTGATACACACTCAGTCTCCCGTGCAGCATGTATCTTACAggcttttgtcatttattcatatGCATCAAATGAATACACAGTATTAATGTTAATGGCATTTGACAGGTATATAGCAATCAGTAAACCATTACAATACAACAACATAATGACCCCCAGGATTTTATCTGTTTTGATATCTGTAAGCTGGATTTATCCAATGCTTTGTATTGGTATTGCTTGTATATTAAATGCCAGACTCACGATGTGTGGTAACAAACTGTGGAAGGTATACTGTCACAATTGGGAAATTGTCAAGCTTTCTTGTACAAACACTattgttaataatgtttttggcttGTTCCTATTGACCACAACTCTTATCATGCCTTTAAGTTTTATATTATACTCTTATGTTAAAATTCTTATCATTTGTAGAAAAAGCTCACTAGATTTCAGGAGAAAAGCATATCAAACTTGTATTCCACACATAGTGATCCTCTTAAATTTCTCAGTAGCTATTTTTTGCGAGGTCACTTTGAGTCGGGTTGCACATTTAGAACTCCCTATAGGGCTGTCAATCATTCTTTCATTAGAGTTTCTCATTGTACCACCCATATTGAACCCTCTTGTTTATGGTTTCAAATTTCCtgaaatttgcaaaaaaattctATGGATTATAAAAGCTTGCAAAAAGCTGTAA